In Oryza sativa Japonica Group chromosome 1, ASM3414082v1, the genomic stretch ACATTCTTAATCTTGACTGTGATCACTATGTTAACAATAGCAAAGCTGTTCGTGAAGCGATGTGTTTCATGATGGACCCTTCTGTTGGTAGAGATGTCTGCTATGTCCAATTCCCACAAAGGTTCGATGGCATTGATCGCAGCGATCGTTATGCCAATAGGAATGTTGTGTTCTTTGACGTAAGTACTAAGAGAGTGACTATGTATTGCATGACTATTATCTTTACCCAATTTATATATTCATACTTATCATCTGCAGGTTAACATGAAAGGGCTTGATGGCCTCCAAGGTCCGGTTTATGTGGGAACTGGTTGTTGTTTCTATAGGCAAGCGCTCTATGGTTATGGACCACCATCACTGCCTGCGCTTCCAAAGTCTTCTGTCTGTtcatggtgctgctgctgctgtcctaAGAAAAAAGCTGAAAAAAGTGAGAAAGAAATGCATAGAGACTCTCGACGTGAAGACCTTGAGTCCGCCATTTTCAATCTTCGGGAAATTGACAGTAAGTGCACAAACATGGAGAGATAAAAGTAGTTCGAAATTTGAATAATTTTGTGTTCATTATAATGTGGTTTGTTTTGCAGACTATGATGAGTATGAACGCTCGATGCTTATCTCCCAGATGAGCTTTGAGAAGTCGTTTGGACTGTCATCAGTGTTCATAGAATCAACTCTTATGGAGAATGGAGGCGTTCCTGAGTCCGCAAACCCATCTACACTGATCAAAGAGGCCATTCATGTCATTAGCTGTGGATATGAAGAGAAAACTGAATGGGGAAAAGAGGTGTTAATTCTCCCCTTATTATCTATACCTTTGTTGAAGTTCATTCCTCCTAAAACTCAAAGCGTGATTTCTTGGTTCTGTCCTGTCATAGATTGGCTGGATCTACGGTTCAGTCACAGAGGATATCCTGACTGGGTTTAAGATGCACTGCCGTGGCTGGCGATCCATCTACTGCATGCCGATAAGACCCGCGTTCAAGGGATCAGCGCCAATCAACCTTTCTGATCGTCTCCACCAGGTTCTCCGGTGGGCTCTCGGTTCCGTTGAGATCTTCCTCAGCCGGCACTGCCCACTCTGGTACGGCTACGGTGGTGGTCGTCTGAAATGGCTCCAGAGATTGTCCTACATCAACACCATCGTCTACCCGttcacctctcttcctcttatTGCATACTGTTGCCTGCCCGCCATTTGCCTGCTCACAGGCAAATTCATCATTCCCACGGTAAGATGCCTGTCTCTATACATGTTTTTGGTTTGAGTTCTGATGTTGAACATTGCTTAGTGACATTATTCATTTGTCGTTCTTAATTTCAGCTCTCCAACGCTGCAACCATATGGTTTCTTGGCCTCTTCATCTCCATCATCGTGACGAGCGTCCTGGAGCTGCGGTGGAGTGGCATCGGCATCGAGGACTGGTGGCGCAACGAGCAGTTCTGGGTCATCGGTGGCGTCTCCGCCCACCTCTTCGCCGTGTTCCAGGGTATCCTCAAGATGATTGCTGGGCTGGACACCAACTTCACCGTTACGGCCAAGGCGACGGACGACACCGAGTTCGGCGAGCTGTACGTGTTCAAGTGGACGACGGTGCTGATCCCGCCGACCTCCATCCTGGTGCTCAACCTCGTCGGCGTGGTGGCCGGGTTCTCCGACGCGCTCAACAGCGGCTACGAGTCCTGGGGCCCGCTCTTCGGCAAGGTGTTCTTCGCCATGTGGGTGATCATGCACTTGTACCCCTTCCTCAAGGGTCTCATGGGTCGCCAGAACCGGACGCCCACCATCGTCGTGCTCTGGTCTGTCCTGCTCGCCTccgtcttctccctcctctGGGTCAAGATCGACCCGTTCATCGGCAGCTCcgagaccaccaccaccaacagcTGCGCCAACTTCGACTGCTGAGCGACATTTGTGCTCCAGGAGCATCCCGTTTGGCGGTGTTTTGCCGGTATTGCAAATGTGTGTATCTAATGCGACGAAGACGATGGGTGGTTTCCTCTCTCTGGGCTTTGTCCTCGATCTGAGAGGTGTTGTAGGTTAGTACTCCGCATGAAAATGTTCATTGTATTGTTATTGTCTGTGATATAAGAAGTTTTGATGTTGAAGCCGCTGAAACTATGAGAGGGCACCGTTAAATCCGTTTAATCATACTTGTAGAAAAAAGAGGGGGAAAGAAAAGGTTTTCTTCGGTGAACTTGAAATTGGACTACTGATCAGTTTGTAATGTTATATGACTATATGCTACTGAATCTTATCTTATGCGTAGCCTCCTgcagaagagaaaaaaggtacGCCGTTGTCTTGCGAATAATAGCAAACAAGATTTTGCTTAGCCTTCAAAATTCCCTAGCTACCATATTCTTGCACTAACTTTTCAGCACCAGCTTTTCGGCTAGTACTGTATTCTTTCATGATAAACAACACCCTTTTCGGCTAGTACTGCATCCTTTCATGATAAACAGCACTAATGACTGCTAATTCGAGCACGCTTCCTTGCCTTTGCATCTTGACAATAATCAATACTACGACCTAATTGCCACGaattagtactactactcctactgATAGAAGAACGTAGATAAATTAATCTACCAATCAGCAATGTGGTGCAAGGTGTGACTGGATGATGACCATGTAAAATAAGATTTGATTGTTTACATGGGCAAGCTTATGATAGTTTGCTGTGTCGACCTGACTAACTTGAGTTGGAACCCATGGTGGCCCGTGCTGTCTTGCATAGACGTAGGGACACGATCGAGGAGGGAATCAACACCTTCCATATGATGCTGTTGCAATCATGGATGCTCATTAGCGGCGATCATCACATCGGAAAATTGTCATCACAAAGCGTGGTGAACTGTATATgtacttagagcaggtacagtaGCAGgcataagccagctataaacatatttaaaagagataaagaaagagagaatagcagcgggctacagatctatagccagctgcagtacggactccaaaacgtaatgtatgtatgacaggtaggaccaggtattaatagtatagtgagcaactattatatgaattagctattacattggctatagatgatttggagctagcagtgagctatactattgaacttgctcttagagcaggtacaatagcatactataagccagctataaacatattttaaagagataaaggaagagagagaagagcagtgggctacagatctgtagccagctacagcacggactccaagacgtaatgtgtgtatgacaggtgggactatgtattaatagtatagtaagcaactattgtataaattgtctattacattggctacaaatgatttggagctagtagtgggctataccaTTAAACTGCTCTTATGCACCAACACTGTGAAACTTCATTTTCCAAGGTACATCAAGACACTCAGTACGTCACAGTACTCGATTGTATCTCTACTACTATAACCAATGTATCGTGGTCGTCCACTCGTCTGTTGTGACTTGTACTACAAGTGTAGCGTGGCAAAGCAGTGAAAATCTGACTTCAGGGTCTTCAGGCATCATACCATTCGAGTAGCAGAATACGTGTAGATATACAGA encodes the following:
- the LOC4324625 gene encoding cellulose synthase A catalytic subunit 4 [UDP-forming], with the translated sequence MMESGVPPCAACGDDAHAACRACSYALCKACLDEDAAEGRTTCARCGGEYGAPDPAHGQGAVVEEEVEESHEPAAGGVRERVTMASQLSDHQDEGVHARTMSTHARTISSVSGVGSELNDESGKPIWKNRVESWKEKKKEKKASAKKAAAKAQAPPVEEQIMDEKDLTDAYEPLSRIIPISKNKLTPYRAVIIMRLVVLGLFFHYRITNPVYSAFGLWMTSVICEIWFGFSWILDQFPKWCPINRETYVDRLIARYGDGEDSGLAPVDFFVSTVDPLKEPPLITANTVLSILAVDYPVEKISCYVSDDGSAMLTFESLAETAEFARRWVPFCKKYSIEPRAPEFYFSQKIDYLKDKIHPSFVKERRAMKRDYEEYKVRINALVAKAQKTPEEGWIMQDGTPWPGNNPRDHPGMIQVFLGETGARDFDGNELPRLVYVSREKRPGYQHHKKAGAMNALVRVSAVLTNAPYILNLDCDHYVNNSKAVREAMCFMMDPSVGRDVCYVQFPQRFDGIDRSDRYANRNVVFFDVNMKGLDGLQGPVYVGTGCCFYRQALYGYGPPSLPALPKSSVCSWCCCCCPKKKAEKSEKEMHRDSRREDLESAIFNLREIDNYDEYERSMLISQMSFEKSFGLSSVFIESTLMENGGVPESANPSTLIKEAIHVISCGYEEKTEWGKEIGWIYGSVTEDILTGFKMHCRGWRSIYCMPIRPAFKGSAPINLSDRLHQVLRWALGSVEIFLSRHCPLWYGYGGGRLKWLQRLSYINTIVYPFTSLPLIAYCCLPAICLLTGKFIIPTLSNAATIWFLGLFISIIVTSVLELRWSGIGIEDWWRNEQFWVIGGVSAHLFAVFQGILKMIAGLDTNFTVTAKATDDTEFGELYVFKWTTVLIPPTSILVLNLVGVVAGFSDALNSGYESWGPLFGKVFFAMWVIMHLYPFLKGLMGRQNRTPTIVVLWSVLLASVFSLLWVKIDPFIGSSETTTTNSCANFDC